The sequence ACAGTGACGAAATAAATGTGCAATACGCAGGTCGTAAAGGGGCTTTCATGGTCAATCGGCGACCTATCCATAATATAAAATCGTGTCTTCACGTCTCTGTTCCCACAGAAACTACGCTCTCCGCCGGATAAAGGATGGTTTCAGGGAGAATAAGCATGTGGACAACCCTAAAAGTATGGACCAGCTTCTGACCAGGGCTAGAGAGAGCCTGGCTCTGATCAAGAGACAGGTGGGTTCCAAGATAATATTTTAATCGTTAATAGCTGTACAAGTAAAGTTAGCAAGTAATAAATTGAGTCATTCAGTTGAGTCACATTGAGAGTACCAATTAGTGAAAGCTTTAGAGACAATCTCACTCTCAAGGACATTTAACCGCAATCCATCAATCTATAACCGTTTGAAATATAAACCTAAGCATGTCATAGCTGAACAGGTATGAGTTTGCGTTTATATGTGTTTGCACTGCAGGTGTCTGTCGGTCAGATGTACAGCAGCCAGAGGACCATAGTGGAGGGACTTGGAGCTCGGTGAAGTCTGGACATCACCGGCCTCACTGACAATCTGGAGTCTACGATGCAATACGAGTCTATTATGCTATTCGACCCATGATATAGGAGTTTTTGCAACCGTCCAATAGTCCAAATAAGTCTCTTTTGCACAACTGAGCTATAATTCCAGTTTTATAACGGTATGCACTCAAAAGAAACTTAGTTCAATTAGCCTCTGACTCACAGCCATACAGTCTTATTAAATTGTTAAAGCTGAATATCTGAGTGGTACAGGTTTGGAGTGGCACTGATCCAACATATTGGTGTATATCAACAGTTGTATTTTTGGACCAGAAGGTTAAATGCAAAATGTAACTGATGTGAAGCGGAATCTGTCAGTTCGTGAAATGTGAGTAATTGTGAATAAAACTGTTACAATAATCAGACGATTCGAAGTATTTGGATTTATTCTAAGTTTTGCTGTCAAGTGTAAATAAATCGGGTCATTTCTTTTAAGTCCGTCAAATTAGCATTGGAGAACCTTGTTTTGAAAAGTGGTGAACCGGAAGTATAATGTTCCTTGATGACTTGATGCGCGAACTTCATGTGCAACTTCAACACGCTGGGCACACATGTTTAAAGATACTCTTCAAAATGTTTAAACAGTTAGAAAAGACACCGAGGACCGTGTTAGCATGTGAAAGATCACACTTGGATCATGAAAAGGCGAGACTCGGCACACACGTAGAACAACACTTCTTTAACCACAAGGTGAGACGTGAACTGATGTGTGTATGCCCCGATTAAATCATATGAATGAGTCCTACTTATGTTGACTGATGCATAATgaaattaaatgtttgaacTCGCGAGCGAAATTCCCTCATCAGCAGCCAAATGGGTCCGTTTTAGACGACCCCCTGAATGGTAGTTAAAATTCCAATTTGGCTGCTGATGCTGAATAGGATTT is a genomic window of Gadus morhua chromosome 8, gadMor3.0, whole genome shotgun sequence containing:
- the lyrm4a gene encoding LYR motif-containing protein 4 yields the protein MASSSRTQVIALYRMLIKESSKFPSYNFRNYALRRIKDGFRENKHVDNPKSMDQLLTRARESLALIKRQVSVGQMYSSQRTIVEGLGAR